In Rhipicephalus microplus isolate Deutch F79 chromosome 9, USDA_Rmic, whole genome shotgun sequence, one genomic interval encodes:
- the LOC142771512 gene encoding uncharacterized protein LOC142771512 isoform X2 has protein sequence MPSGGPSYGSYCCVSWCFNNGRTHKKPGTSFFRVPRDGRMKAWMQYAGRDDLLSKPASLLYATYRVCSDHFTAQSFMDPGHTRLTRMAVPSVQPAAPCSLSVASSSDCDMAAEAALQGPAVEASKSGSHTLRCPDEQGGSSLVAGEKISDDFVLPEKTLTSRSAVTKGTCVAGKLYVHFNTRVD, from the exons atgccgtccggcggtccaagctacggcagctactgctgtgtatcgtggtgcttcaacaatggcagaacccacaagaagcctgggacgagtttcttccgcgtaccacgggacggcag gatgaaagcatggatgcagtatgctggacgcgatgatctcctgagtaagccggccagcctattgtacgcaacgtacagggtttgtagcgaccattttactgctcaaagtttcatggaccctgggcacacaaggcttacaagaatggctgttcccagtgtgcaaccagctgcaccat gttctctgagcgtcgcttcaagtagtgactgtgacatggctgcagaagctgcactgcaag gacctgcggtagaggcttcaaaaagcggctcccacacattgaggtgccccgatgaacaag gtggcagctcccttgtagctggtgaaaaaatttctgatgatttcgtcttgccggagaaaaccttaaccagtcgttcagctgtcacaaaaggaacttgtgtggccggtaagttgtatgttcacttcaacaccagagtggattga
- the LOC142771512 gene encoding uncharacterized protein LOC142771512 isoform X1, which produces MPSGGPSYGSYCCVSWCFNNGRTHKKPGTSFFRVPRDGRMKAWMQYAGRDDLLSKPASLLYATYRVCSDHFTAQSFMDPGHTRLTRMAVPSVQPAAPCSLSVASSSDCDMAAEAALQGPAVEASKSGSHTLRCPDEQGGSSLVAGEKISDDFVLPEKTLTSRSAVTKGTCVAGRSQDCSDSTVRGTEQASQDPPEDVSANSSTPECLRENVRSCVPATMSPSMKYKQTIKHLQAKVAAQRKTIKRLQRQPHQAQSSTSKALEVIRPHVTEEVFKLLSAHVHLRPKRKGKRFPVWFKKFALHLNFRGPRAYRFLAPYFSLPSRRSLRRWLANVKMTPGIIPGILSSIATNTQAWNERDRVCALVFDEIALKKNLYYDASRDIVQGFTDDGTHRTSTIADRALVFLLVGVSRKWVQPVAFTIGHTSTPSSVMHNLLVSLILELRSNNIAVKAVICDQGSSNVSLANQLRVTVAKPFFEVNGERVYYIFDVPHLIKTTRNNVQAHKLYIGDDIVNWSHIVSLYQSSHELRLRLAPKLTERHVHKKPFSNMKVSRATQVLSASVSIAITAMVYAKVLPASAITTAQFCDRMDRIFDALNSSSKKRTSQKLRHAIMKNDSELIDFLRGQLPWIASWQFVGRRQPQTIVGWQITIQAICQLWDDLSKNYNFEYLLTRRLQQDPLENIFGHIRQKQGCNTNPNVAQFICGLKHICIRKLFKLSEYGNVEDDECDLLQEQLSPFSLTSASLVDNEECAQPQPDDFPALDDLSELATNIHSHIIDDSAAYYVAGFLIKHFLRNACDGCSCPQLLKDDSETLKGTHQYLTMLKAYHVPSKLFGNLTVPSEAAFAYVQQLESHFLAIIEATAHHLKVCDVLYHHLSSVGDFHFCSAGCRAKFLKMF; this is translated from the exons atgccgtccggcggtccaagctacggcagctactgctgtgtatcgtggtgcttcaacaatggcagaacccacaagaagcctgggacgagtttcttccgcgtaccacgggacggcag gatgaaagcatggatgcagtatgctggacgcgatgatctcctgagtaagccggccagcctattgtacgcaacgtacagggtttgtagcgaccattttactgctcaaagtttcatggaccctgggcacacaaggcttacaagaatggctgttcccagtgtgcaaccagctgcaccat gttctctgagcgtcgcttcaagtagtgactgtgacatggctgcagaagctgcactgcaag gacctgcggtagaggcttcaaaaagcggctcccacacattgaggtgccccgatgaacaag gtggcagctcccttgtagctggtgaaaaaatttctgatgatttcgtcttgccggagaaaaccttaaccagtcgttcagctgtcacaaaaggaacttgtgtggccg gccgctcgcaagattgttccgacagcactgtccgaggcactgaacaagcttcacaagaccctccagaagacgtctccgccaacagctccacgcctgagtgccttagagaaaatg tgcgttcctgtgtgccagcgacaatgtctccatcaatgaagtacaagcaaaccattaaacatctgcaagccaaagtagcagcacagcggaaaactatcaaaagactgcagagacagcctcaccaagcacagTCATCGACTTCGAAGGCCCTGGAAGTTATCCGACcacacgtcaccgaggaggtttttaaacttctttctgcacatgttcacttgaggcccaaacgcaagggcaagcggtttcccgtgtggttcaagaaattcgctcttcacttaaacttccgaggtccgcgagcataccgatttttggctccgtatttttctttgccctcccggcgttcattaaggaggtggctagctaatgtaaagatgactccaggcataattccaggaatcctttcttccattgcaacaaatactcaagcttggaatgaacgggaccgagtgtgcgctttagttttcgacgaaatagcactcaaaaagaatttgtactatgatgcttcaagagacattgtccagggttttacagatgatggcactcatcgcacttcaaccatcgctgatcgagcactggtttttcttcttgttggtgtttcgagaaagtgggttcaaccggttgcttttactatagggcacacatcaacaccatcatctgttatgcataacttgctggtgtcactcattttggagcttaggagcaataatattgcagtgaaagcagtcatttgtgaccagggcagttcaaatgtaagtctcgctaaccaactaagagtgactgtagcaaagcctttttttgaagttaatggtgagcgggtatattacatttttgatgttccgcatttaattaaaacaacgcgcaataatgtccaagcacacaagttatacattggggatgacatcgttaactggtcgcacattgtaagcctttaccaatcctcacatgagttgcggttgcgattggctccaaagttgactgaacggcacgttcataagaaacctttttctaatatgaaggtcagcagagcaactcaggtcctcagtgcatcagtttcgattgctatcacggcaatggtgtatgcgaaggtgcttcctgcctcggccatcactacagctcaattttgtgatcgtatggacaggattttcgatgccttgaacagctcgagtaaaaaaagaacttcgcaaaagctgcggcatgcaatcatgaaaaatgattcagagctgattgacttcctccgaggccagcttccctggattgcatcatggcagtttgttggcagacgtcaaccacaaaccatcgtaggttggcaaattacaattcaggcaatttgtcaactatgggacgacctctccaaaaattacaattttgaatacctgttaacacgcaggcttcaacaggatcctctggagaacatatttggccacattaggcaaaaacagggttgcaacaccaaccccaatgtagcacaatttatttgtggcctgaagcatatctgcataagaaaactcttcaagctgtcagaatacggaaatgtcgaggatgatgaatgtgacctcctccaggagcagctctcgccattctccctcaccagtgcgtctcttgtggataatgaggagtgtgcacagccacagcctgacgactttcccgctctagacgatctctctgaacttgcgacaaacattcactcccatattatcgatgactccgctgcatattatgtagctggttttctcatcaaacacttccttcggaatgcatgtgacggttgcagttgcccacagttactgaaagacgacagtgagacgcttaagggtacccaccagtatttgacaatgctcaaagcataccacgtccccagcaaactttttgggaatctcactgtgccatcagaagcagcttttgcatacgtacaacaacttgaatctcactttcttgccataattgaggccactgcacatcacctgaaagtgtgcgatgttttgtatcaccatctgtcaagtgttggcgattttcatttctgctctgctgggtgtcgcgctaagtttctgaaaatgttttga